Genomic window (Aurantimicrobium sp. INA4):
CCACTGCTGAAGGAGAAGGTTCCGCTAAGGAACGCAAAGCATCGATGGCCATCCCGGCCAGTTGTTCTGTTTCAGGCCTGGGCACAAATACTCCAGGGCCCACGGAGAGTGTGAGGGATCTAAACCAGGCCACACCCAAAATGTGTTGCAACGGTTCGCGGCCGGCGCGACGTTCAACGAGCTGTCTTATCAGGAGCGTTGATTCTCCCGGAATGGTGAACCCTGTCACCACTTTGGAGGCAAGTTCCCCACGGCTAAATCCCAGAACATGGGCGATAAGCAGTTCTGCATCAACCTCTGCATCGGGCACTCCTTCAGCGCTTAGGGTCGATATTGCCCACTGACGAAGGTCAGTGACAGCAATATCGTCAGCGTGAGCAGAAGAATTCATAATGTCTTCGAACGTAACAGAACTAGGAAGATTGCGTGGACGTGCCACATAATCAGAGAACGCTTTAGTACTACCCCAACAAGAGAAACAGGTTCATCGTGGCTCGTCTATATGACAACATCACTGACGTTACCGGTAACACCCCACTGGTACGTATCAACCGTTTGACCGAAGGCGCTGGTGCCACGGTTTACGCCAAGCTCGAGTTCTACAACCCCGGTAACTCCGTCAAGGACCGCCTGGGTAAGGCAATCATTGACGCAGCTGAAAAGTCTGGTGCGCTCAAGCCCGGTGGAACCATCGTGGAGGGAACCTCCGGTAACACCGGCATTGCTCTTGCCCTCGTCGGTGCCGCTCGCGGCTACAAGGTCATCTTGACCATGCCTGAGACCATGAGCATCGAGCGCCGCGTGCTCGTTCGCGCATACGGTGCTGAAGTAGTGCTCACCCCTGGCTCTGAGGGTATGCGCGGTGCTGTATCTCGCGCTGAAGAAATCGTTGCCAACACTCCTGGTGCCATTCTTGCTCGCCAGTTCGAGAACGAGGCAAACCCTGCCATTCACCGTGCAACCACAGCTGAAGAAGTGTGGGCAGACACCGACGGCAAGGTAGATATCTTCATGGCAGGTGTCGGTACCGGTGGAACCATCACCGGAACCGGTCAGCGCTTGAAGGAACTCAACCCTGACATTCAGATCATCGCTGTTGAGCCTGAAGAGTCCCCCATCCTCAACGGTGGCGCACCAGGACCACACAAGATTCAGGGAATTGGTGCAAACTTCGTGCCCCCTATCCTGGACACCACGGTTTATGACGAGGTCTTTGATGTGAACTTCGAACAGTCCATCGAGACTGCACGTCGTCTCGCAGCAGAAGAGGGAATCCTCGCCGGTATCTCCACCGGTGCCATCTTCTACGCAGCTAACGAGGTTGCACGCCGACCAGAAAACGTTGGCAAGACCATCGTGGCCATCGTGTGCGACTACGGCGAGCGCTATGTTTCCACTGCACTGTGGGAGCCTTTCAAGGACTAATACCCAGAACGCATCAACAATGCCCACCTTTTTAGGTGGGCATTGTTCGTGGTCGAGGGAATACAGAGAACTTCGGTAGCCTTGTAAGTCTTATGCTCAACATCCGTGAAGACATCGCTAATGCGCGATCCCATGACCCCGCTGCACGTTCAGCGTTTGAAACATGGGTGGTCGCCTCTGGTCTTCACGCCGTCTGGGCACACCGCTGGAACCATTGGTTGTGGAATCACGGTTTCAAATTCATTGCCCGCGTGGGATCGCAATGGATGAGGTTCTGGACAGGTATTGAGATTCATCCTGGTGCCAGAATTGGTCGTCGTTTCTTTATCGATCATGGTATGGGTGTTGTCATTGGTGAGACGGCTGAAATCGGTGACGACGTCATGATGTATCACGGCGTGACTCTTGGTGGGCGATCACTTGAGCACGGTAAGCGCCACCCCACCATTGAAAACAACGTCACCATTGGCGCTGGTGCAAAGATTCTGGGCCCCATTACTGTTGGCCACAACAGCGCGATTGGCGCTAATGCCGTGGTTGTCAAAGATGTTCCTGCGGATTCGCAGGTCGTAGGTATTCCTGGAGTTGCTCGTCCCCGTAACGGCATGGTTGCTGTTCCCGGAGAAGCTGTCGACGACAGTGGACGAGCCTGGGTTGACCCAGCAATGTTTATCTAGGCTCGGCTGATCTAGGCCCTGGAAGCTTCCAGAGAATACTTCGCGATCTTTTTCTCATCTTCGAGTGAGATGTTCAGTGCTCGGTGAATATTGACCCACTTAGTCCAGGCATAAGCAGGGTTCACAAGCAACCACTTCAGCTTCTGCCCAAAGTTGTAATCGCGATCTCGCACGATACGTGAAGTCGAAACAAGTATGTCTCTCACCGCACGAAGTTTGGCTTGCACCCACGAGAGTGATTGGCGTCCTTGACCCACTTTGCGCATGCCGAGATTTTCGTCAAAAATACGCTTGCCGTATTCGGAAAAGGTCACGTCGTTCGAGTGCTCAACAATGGCTTGTGCTGCATACGCTTTTCGATAGCCGGCCTCTAGGAGATCTTGTGCGAAGGCCATATCTTCGGAGTAGTTCACATCACGGTAAGCAATAACGTTGAGGAGGAAGTCTCTACGTGTTGCGGAATTCACATCTGAATAGAACAGTTCACCAGGTGTGAGTTCATGAGTCTTTTTGAGAGAACCATCAATAATGGTGGTTTCACCATCAGAGCCGCAGGCCCTGAAAACTCCCTCAATTTCATACTTGAGCAAGGGTGAACAATTAGAGCGAGCAATGTGCTTTCCCACAACACCAACACAGTTCAAGCCGGCAGGATCCAAGGGAGCTGTGATGTTAGTGAGCCAATCTGAATCTGTGGGAATGGCGTCATGGCTGAGATAAGCAATGTTGGTTCCGCGAGCCAGTTTGGCGGCTAAGTTCCGGGTTTTGCCGTGGCCAAACTCTGAGCCTGGAATCTCAACTAATCTCACCGCGGGGTGTGCCGCAATGATGTCCAACGTGGCGTCACTTGAGCCCGAGTCAATAATGAGAATCTCGAATGTGCCCGCAAAGTTTTGCTTTTCAACAGAGTTGAGAAGCTGGTCAAGGTACTTCTCCCCATTGAAGGTGGGAATGAACACGGTTGTGTCGACCGCTTGTGTGCTTTCAGGACCGACGAGGGGCATTACTTCTTCTTGCGCTTGATGATCTTGTCAAACATCGCCACAACTTCCGCGCCTGCATCTGCCCATGAACCACCCTCAGCAGATTTGGATAGTTCACGCGAATATTCAACTTGGTCGGGACGATCAATGGCGGCAATAATTCGGTCAGCCATCAGCGCGGGAGACATAGGGACAAACTCGATGCGAGGATCATCCCGAAGTGTCATGCGGGTGTTTTCACCATCGTTCACGATGGGAACAACACCACACGCCATCACTTCGAGCGGAAGCAAAGACATACAGGTCAGCGAAAGTACAAATGCGGCAGCGCATCTGTTGTACAGCTCTGGAAGCTGGGAAACCTGGAGAGTTCCATGGTTTACGAAGGGGAATTCAATTCCTGCCTTAGACATGTCCCAGCCGGCGATGTTGATGGTGATGTCAGGACGGCGACGGTGAACTTCCTCGAGCACCAACAAACCAAACTCCGTGCCACGGCGAGGTGTTGTGGGGCGGGCATAGAACAGAATTTCATTGCGCTTGGCATCGTTGGTCCTGGTGTAGCGAGAAGCATCAACAGAGTATTCATAGAAATCTGTTGGCATTCCGTAATCACGCTTGAGCTTCGCGGCTAACCACGAACCTATCGTGATTCCGTGGTACCCCAAGCGATATGAGTTCTCTGCCACAACATAGTCAGGACCAGCGGGGAAAAAGTAGGGTTCAAAGTCGAGCACCCAATAGATACGGGGGATATTGCGTTCATACCGCCAAGCCGCATATGCCGTGGCCCAGTCCGTTGCCACGATGACGTCGAAGTCTCCGGTAATTCCCACTTCTGGGTCATACATTCGATATTCAGCATTGAGCTGGGGGTAGCCCGAGTTGGTGGACAGCATGTGCTTGACGCCCTCAACACTCACCTTGGGGTAGGTCCCAGCCGAATAGAGGAAAATGGTGATTTCATAGCCAGCTTGCTCGAGAAACTGCATGAACATGTAGGCGTTCTGGTGGCCGCCACTCGAGCGTCCGGGAGGGGAAATAACCCACGCAATTTGTGGTTTACCATTTGGCTTGACTGGCTTCTCAGCTTTGAACTGGCGGTTTTGTGTCCAATCCACAGCTAGCACGTCTTGCTTGAACACAGTAGCCAAAGGAACTTCTTCGAAAGGGTTTAAGCGGGAAGTCAGCCACTTAGCCCCCCGCCATGCAGTGGACTTAATGCCCTCATATTTGAGCATTTCGGAAGCACGTGAAAAGACTGACATGAGCTTTACTTGTAGGCCTTCACAGTCTCGATAACGTAGGCAACCTGTTCATCACTCATTCCTGGCCACAATGGCAGGCGAGCCAAACGCGAAGCAAAAGAATCTGTTTTTTCCAACGAGCCAATGCTTCGACCATACTTCTGCCCAGCTGGGCTGGAGTGCAATGGAACGTAGTGGAATGTTCCAATCACTCCATGTGATCGTAGGTGCTCGAGCAGACCATCTCGCTTTTCTTGGTCTGACATCAGCACATAAAACACGTGAGCTGCATGCTCGCCGTGAGCTGGAGTCATCACCGAGCCGCCTAGAGAAGAAGCCCAGTCGGAAAGTTCGATTGAATAGCGGTTCCAAATCTCGAACCGACGCTCCTGGATGCCGTCAAAGGCATCCAGCTGGGCGTCGAGCACGGCAGCGTTTAATTCGGAGGGAAGATAGCTTGAACCCCACTCAACCCAGGTGTACTTATCTACTTGTCCGCGTAAGAACTTGGAACGGTTAGTTCCTTTTTCACGCATGATTTCAGCAGCTTCAACGAGAGTAGGGTCATTGATCAGAACTGCACCGCCTTCACCGCAGTGCACGTTCTTTGTGTCGTGAAAGCTCTGGATTGCTACAGAACCAATTGTTCCTAGAGCACCGAATCGAGACTGAACAGCTAAACCATGTGCGTTGTCTTCGATTACAGGAATATTGTGCTTGCGAGAAATTGCCATGATGGAATCCATGTCCACGGGAGCACCGCCGTAGTGCATGACAGAAATCGCCTTGGTTTTGTCTGTGATAGCTTTCTCAACTTCGAGAGGATCAATATTGCCACTGTCACCCTCGATATCGACAAATACTGGGACTCCCCCGGCAGCCACAATAGATGAGGCCCCCGAGGAGAAAGTAAAACTAGGAACAATTACTTCGTCCCCTGCACCAATACCAAGCAAGCGCACGGCCATCTCTAAAGCCGCCGTTCCCGAGGTGGTCAGCAGAATGTTCTGCGCCCCAGTGAGTTCAACCAACTTTGTTGTAGCTGACTTGGTAAACGGGCCATCTCCATGAACATGGTCAGAAGCAATAACGGCAGCTAAATTCTCTGGTGCTGTAGGCGCGCGAAAGGGCACCGAAAAGAGAATCGGTGTTAATTCCTCACGTGCCGACATGTTTTGAGTCTAGTTCGCAACTAGTTTTGGTCGCCCAAAGCTGCCAGGCGCGATTCTTCATCCGCCGTAATGCAGGACTGAATCACAGGTTCGAGAGCCCCATCCATCACCCGGTCCAGGTCGTAGGACTTGTACCCGGTGCGGTGGTCCGCAATACGGTTTTCAGGGAAGTTGTAGGTGCGAATACGTTCTGAGCGGTCCACGGTACGAATCTGCTCTTTACGAGCCGCACTAGCTTCTGCAGCTGCTTCTTCCTGCTGGCGAGCAAGAATACGAGCACGCAACACACGCATACCCGCTTCACGGTTCTGCAGTTGGCTCTTCTCGTTTTGCATCGAGACCACGATTCCGGTGGGAAGGTGGGTAATGCGCACAGCAGAGTCAGTGGTGTTCACAGACTGTCCGCCAGGACCTGAAGAGCGATAAACATCAATCTTCAGATCGTTCTGGTTGATCTGTACCTCTTCTGGCTCATCTACTTCGGGAAAGACGAGAACACCGGCGGCAGAGGTGTGAATACGGCCTTGAGACTCAGTTGCAGGTACGCGCTGTACGCGGTGAACGCCACCTTCAAACTTGAGGTGAGCCCAGACTCCCTGTGCAGGGTCGTTCGAGTTGCCCTTAATGGCAACTTGAACGTCCTTGTAACCACCGAGGTCAGACTCGGTCTTATCAAGGACTTCGGTCTTCCATCCTTTGGACTCGGCATAGTGGAGGTACATGCGCAAAAGGTCAGCGACGAATAGCTGGCTTTCTGCGCCACCTTCACCGCCCTTGATTTCCATGATGACGTCACGGCCATCATCTGGGTCACGAGGAATGAGCAAGCGACGCAGCTTTTCCTGAGCTGCAGGAATAGCTTCCTCGAGGGCAGGAATTTCGGTGGCGAACGCTTCGTCTTCCTTGGCTAATTCCTTAGCGGCAGCAAGGTCGTCTTCTAACGCGGTGAGCTGTTCATAGGCAGCCTTGATTTGGCTCAGTTCTGCATAACGGCGGTTGAGCTTCTTCGAGCGTGCAGCGTCAGCGTGCACGGCCGGGTCGGAGAGCTGAACCTGCAGCTCTTCGTACTCGGCGAGAAGGCCTTGTACTGAAGACAGCATGGATTAGTCCTCCTTGGAAGCAGAACCTGCGTTGGACTTCTGCATCAGCATCAAGAACTCAACGTTGGTTGCTGTTTCCTTGAGCTTGCCCACGACGCTTTCGAGCGCCTGCTGCTGGTCCAGACCAGCAAGGGCGCGGCGAAGCTTCCAGGTGACTTTGACTTCGTCAGCACCCATGAGCATTTCTTCGCGTCGTGTACCAGATGCGTTGACATCAACTGCAGGGAAGATGCGCTTGTCTGCTAGTGCACGTGAGAGGCGCAGCTCCATGTTGCCGGTGCCCTTGAACTCTTCGAAGATGACTTCGTCCATCTTCGACCCGGTCTCAACGAGCGCAGAGGCAATGATGGTCAAGGAGCCACCGTTTTCAATGTTGCGTGCAGCACCAAAGAACTTCTTGGGTGGGTATAACGCAGCTGCATCAACACCACCGGAGAGAATACGACCTGAGGCAGGAGCTGCCAGGTTGTATGCGCGTCCCAGGCGAGTAATCGAGTCAAGCAGAACAACAACATCCTGGCCGAGCTCGACGAGGCGCTTTGCGCGCTCGATAGCGAGCTCTGCCACCATGGTGTGGTCTTCAGCCGGACGGTCAAAGGTTGAGGCAATAACTTCACCCTTGACACTGCGTTCCATGTCCGTTACTTCTTCTGGACGCTCGTCGACCAGAACAACCATGAGGTGAACCTCAGGGTTGTTCTGAGCAATTGCGTTAGCAATCTGCTGCATCACGATGGTCTTGCCAGCCTTGGGTGGGGCAACAATCAGACCACGCTGTCCCTTACCAATGGGAGAAACCAAGTCGATTATGCGGCCAGTGATCTTGGCAGATTCGGTCTCTAAGCGCAGGCGCTCCTGTGGGTAGAGAGGCGTCAAGGACTGGAAGTCAACACGCGTTGCTGCTTCCTCAATGGTCTGGCCATTGATGGAATCAATCTTGACAAGTGCGTTGTACTTCTGGCGGCCAAATCCTTCGCCTTCACGAGGCTGCTTGATTGCACCAATAATGGCGTCACCCTTGCGCAGGTTGTACTTCTTGACCTGGCCAAGAGAAACGTAGACGTCGTTGTTGCCGGGGAGGTATCCGGACGTGCGCACGAATGCGTAGTTGTCCAGTACGTCCAAGATGCCTGCAATAGGAATCAAGACATCGTCTTCGAGGATTTCTGGTTCTACCTCGTCGCCCATGCGGCCACCGCGGCGGCGGTCACGCTGACGGTTGTTACGGCCGTTGCGGTCGTAACGATCGTTGCGTTCTTCACCCTCAGACTCGGGCCCGTTGTTGCGGGGGTTCTCTCCCTCTACACGGTCGTTACGGTCACGACGATTTCGGTTGCGGTTACGGTTACGGTTTGGGCGCTCGCCATCAGTGTTGTCGTTGTCGCCAGCTCCCTCAGTGGAACCAGAGTTCTGCTCGGCATCACCGGAGTTCTCTGCTACTTCTGCGTTGCGTCCACGGCCACGTCCACGACGTGGGCCAGCCTCGCCTGCTTCTGCAGGTGCCTCTGATTCAGGTGCTGAAGATTCAACTGCCTCGGCAGCCTTCTTGGAGGGTCGTCCACGACCACGACGTGGTGCTTCCTCAGCGCTTGCCTGCAACGCTGGGGCAAGCGCAGGAACACCAGCGTCGCCCGAGTTGACGTGCTGTGAGGCACTGACAGACACTGCGCCAGAAACTGCGTCAGCAGATGAAACAGGGGCAGTTACAGTTGCGCGGCGTGAGGTGCGCTTGCGGGGTGCAGCTTCTGCTGCGGGGGTTTCTTCGAATGAGTTCTCAGACATGAGCTCTCCTTTGTATTTATGTATCTAGCACCCTGTTCTTATTGGCCCCACAACTCTGAATAGATATGGAGGTAAGAAATGGTGCTGAATGTGTGAAGTTCGAAACCGAACTGGGGAATGCTCCGGGAAGTGTGTTACGTGATGACGTAGCTTCAACCGGTGCATCAGAAGTCTAGCAGGGCTTACTGAGCCAGTTCTCACGAAAAGACTCTGCGTGCCCTTGTAGTCTGGACAGCGGATAAATCTTATGAGCCCGAAACCTTCTGCCCCCGCTGATGTAGCCATCATTACTGTGAGCTACAACTCAAGTGCGCAGTTGGCGGATTTCTTAGCAAGTGCCATCAAATCGGTTGACGCCCCCAGCCAAATCACTGTCGTAGATAACAACTCTGCAGACATTGACATTACGCAGAAGCTGACAACCAGATTGGGTGTTAACCTTCTCAAACTAGAGAAGAATGTGGGCTACGGCGCAGCAGTCAACAAGGCAGTTCCCGGGCTTGAACCACATCTCAGAACACTGCTGGTATGTAACCCCGACAGCGAGCTCAACGTAGCTGCAGTCCACAGACTCTCAGAAGCTGTCATGGATCAGAAAGTGGGCGTGGCTGGGCCACGCATTTTCAATGAAGATGGCGGTGTTTACCCCTCTGCCAGAAATATTCCTTCCATCCGCAATGGTGTGGGCCATGCTTTGTTTGCCAATATCTGGCTGGGTAACCCCTGGACAAAGAACTACCTCTCTGAAACTCACCTTCAAGATTCAACCGTTCCGGCTGGATGGGTTTCTGGAGCATGTTTAGCTATTCGCCGTGAGCTCTTTGAACGCATTGGTGGTTTTGATAGCCACTACTTCATGTATTTCGAGGATGTAGATCTGGGCTATCGCCTCGGAAAGCTAGGGTTTACCAACCTGTATGTCCCTGAAGTCTCCATCAAGCACATTGGTGGAGAAAGCACTAAAGCCACCAAGAAGACCATGCTGCGCATTCACCACGAAAGCGCCATGCGATTTATTCAGGTGAAATACAAAGGAATCTTGTGGGCACCTGTGCGTGGAATAATCCGGATTGGCTTGGAGCTGCGTTTCTGGTTCCAAGCACGTAAGGCAACGACCTAAAAATTACTTCGCAGTAACGACTGTTGCTCCGGCAAAATCAACTGCCAGCATGAGTGCTTTCCAGGGTGTTTCCTCGTGCTGTGAAACGAGTTGTGCTGCTTCAACACGTTGAGCTGGATCTGAACTCAGAACCAAAATGGATGGGCCTGCCCCGGAAACAACAGCAGCGAACCCGTTATCGCGTAACACTTTAACCAGTGCACTTGTTTGGGGCATTGCTTCTGCGCGGTAGTCCTGGTGGAGTTTGTCTTCCGTCGCCTCGAAGAGAAGCTCAGGACTCTGTGTGAGTGCTGCAACTAAAAGTGATGAACGGGACACATTGAAAATTGCGTCTTCGTGAGGAACACTCTCTGGCTGTAGTGAGCGTGCGTGCTTTGTCGACATGGTGAACGAAGGCACCAAGACCAGCGGAGAAACACCACGGTGAACAAGCAAGCGCTTACAACGTGGCCCCTCTTCTGTGGTCCAGGCGATAGTTAGGCCACCAAAAAGTGCAGGGGCTACGTTGTCGGGGTGGCCCTCAAGCTCTGTGGCAAGACGCAACAGTGTGTCTTCATCGAATTCAACAATGCCATCAAGCAAACCTTTTGCTGCGAGAAGACCAGAGACAATTGCTGCGCTCGAGGACCCCATGCCTCGTGAGTGGGCAATCTTGTTGTGGGCAACGAGGTTCAGACCCGGCATTGCCACGCCCGCATGCGCGAAAGCGTGGGCAATGGACTGCACAACAAGATTAGAAGCATCGGTAGCTACTGGAGCTGCCGAGTCAGCAGAACCTTCGCCAATAACTTCAACCGTTGCCCCAGCCTCTGGACGAACAGTGACGTCAAGCTGATCGTAGTAGCCAAGGGCAAGTCCAAGCGTGTCAAAACCAGGGCCTAAGTTTGCAGATGTAGCCGGTACGCGGACAGTTACTGCCCTGCCTACCGGCACCTGCATAGACCCAGAAGACATTAGTGTGCGGCGCCCTTGACCAGTCCGAGGACACCAGCGACCTCTTCGGTGCTCACAGGAACAACGGTAGGAGTGACCTCAGTACCATCCGCCTTCTTCAGTGCCCATAGTGGGTCCTTCAGACCGTGACCAGTCACGGTCAGGACCACGGTGGAACCAGCTGGAATATGGCCATTCTCAGCACGCTCAAGCAAACCTGCTACAGAGATTGCAGATGCTGGCTCAACGAAGATTCCTACTTCTGCAGAAAGAATGCGCTGCGCAGCAAGAATTCCGGCGTCATCGATGGCGCCGAAATAGCCCTTGCTGGTGTCACGAGCGCCAAGCGCAAACTCCCACGATGCAGGGTTACCAATACGAATAGCGCTGGCAATAGTTTCTGGGTTCTTTACGGGGTGGCCAAGAACAATAGGAGCAGAACCTGCTGCTTGGAAACCAAACATGCGAGGAAGCTTGGTCGAAGCACCGCGTTCAAGTTCTTCGCTGTAACCACGGAAGTATGCGGTGTAGTTACCGGCA
Coding sequences:
- a CDS encoding glycosyltransferase family 4 protein, encoding MSVFSRASEMLKYEGIKSTAWRGAKWLTSRLNPFEEVPLATVFKQDVLAVDWTQNRQFKAEKPVKPNGKPQIAWVISPPGRSSGGHQNAYMFMQFLEQAGYEITIFLYSAGTYPKVSVEGVKHMLSTNSGYPQLNAEYRMYDPEVGITGDFDVIVATDWATAYAAWRYERNIPRIYWVLDFEPYFFPAGPDYVVAENSYRLGYHGITIGSWLAAKLKRDYGMPTDFYEYSVDASRYTRTNDAKRNEILFYARPTTPRRGTEFGLLVLEEVHRRRPDITINIAGWDMSKAGIEFPFVNHGTLQVSQLPELYNRCAAAFVLSLTCMSLLPLEVMACGVVPIVNDGENTRMTLRDDPRIEFVPMSPALMADRIIAAIDRPDQVEYSRELSKSAEGGSWADAGAEVVAMFDKIIKRKKK
- the cysK gene encoding cysteine synthase A → MARLYDNITDVTGNTPLVRINRLTEGAGATVYAKLEFYNPGNSVKDRLGKAIIDAAEKSGALKPGGTIVEGTSGNTGIALALVGAARGYKVILTMPETMSIERRVLVRAYGAEVVLTPGSEGMRGAVSRAEEIVANTPGAILARQFENEANPAIHRATTAEEVWADTDGKVDIFMAGVGTGGTITGTGQRLKELNPDIQIIAVEPEESPILNGGAPGPHKIQGIGANFVPPILDTTVYDEVFDVNFEQSIETARRLAAEEGILAGISTGAIFYAANEVARRPENVGKTIVAIVCDYGERYVSTALWEPFKD
- a CDS encoding glycosyltransferase family 2 protein; this encodes MPLVGPESTQAVDTTVFIPTFNGEKYLDQLLNSVEKQNFAGTFEILIIDSGSSDATLDIIAAHPAVRLVEIPGSEFGHGKTRNLAAKLARGTNIAYLSHDAIPTDSDWLTNITAPLDPAGLNCVGVVGKHIARSNCSPLLKYEIEGVFRACGSDGETTIIDGSLKKTHELTPGELFYSDVNSATRRDFLLNVIAYRDVNYSEDMAFAQDLLEAGYRKAYAAQAIVEHSNDVTFSEYGKRIFDENLGMRKVGQGRQSLSWVQAKLRAVRDILVSTSRIVRDRDYNFGQKLKWLLVNPAYAWTKWVNIHRALNISLEDEKKIAKYSLEASRA
- the epsC gene encoding serine O-acetyltransferase EpsC → MLNIREDIANARSHDPAARSAFETWVVASGLHAVWAHRWNHWLWNHGFKFIARVGSQWMRFWTGIEIHPGARIGRRFFIDHGMGVVIGETAEIGDDVMMYHGVTLGGRSLEHGKRHPTIENNVTIGAGAKILGPITVGHNSAIGANAVVVKDVPADSQVVGIPGVARPRNGMVAVPGEAVDDSGRAWVDPAMFI
- the rho gene encoding transcription termination factor Rho encodes the protein MSENSFEETPAAEAAPRKRTSRRATVTAPVSSADAVSGAVSVSASQHVNSGDAGVPALAPALQASAEEAPRRGRGRPSKKAAEAVESSAPESEAPAEAGEAGPRRGRGRGRNAEVAENSGDAEQNSGSTEGAGDNDNTDGERPNRNRNRNRNRRDRNDRVEGENPRNNGPESEGEERNDRYDRNGRNNRQRDRRRGGRMGDEVEPEILEDDVLIPIAGILDVLDNYAFVRTSGYLPGNNDVYVSLGQVKKYNLRKGDAIIGAIKQPREGEGFGRQKYNALVKIDSINGQTIEEAATRVDFQSLTPLYPQERLRLETESAKITGRIIDLVSPIGKGQRGLIVAPPKAGKTIVMQQIANAIAQNNPEVHLMVVLVDERPEEVTDMERSVKGEVIASTFDRPAEDHTMVAELAIERAKRLVELGQDVVVLLDSITRLGRAYNLAAPASGRILSGGVDAAALYPPKKFFGAARNIENGGSLTIIASALVETGSKMDEVIFEEFKGTGNMELRLSRALADKRIFPAVDVNASGTRREEMLMGADEVKVTWKLRRALAGLDQQQALESVVGKLKETATNVEFLMLMQKSNAGSASKED
- the prfA gene encoding peptide chain release factor 1: MLSSVQGLLAEYEELQVQLSDPAVHADAARSKKLNRRYAELSQIKAAYEQLTALEDDLAAAKELAKEDEAFATEIPALEEAIPAAQEKLRRLLIPRDPDDGRDVIMEIKGGEGGAESQLFVADLLRMYLHYAESKGWKTEVLDKTESDLGGYKDVQVAIKGNSNDPAQGVWAHLKFEGGVHRVQRVPATESQGRIHTSAAGVLVFPEVDEPEEVQINQNDLKIDVYRSSGPGGQSVNTTDSAVRITHLPTGIVVSMQNEKSQLQNREAGMRVLRARILARQQEEAAAEASAARKEQIRTVDRSERIRTYNFPENRIADHRTGYKSYDLDRVMDGALEPVIQSCITADEESRLAALGDQN
- the rffA gene encoding dTDP-4-amino-4,6-dideoxygalactose transaminase, translating into MSAREELTPILFSVPFRAPTAPENLAAVIASDHVHGDGPFTKSATTKLVELTGAQNILLTTSGTAALEMAVRLLGIGAGDEVIVPSFTFSSGASSIVAAGGVPVFVDIEGDSGNIDPLEVEKAITDKTKAISVMHYGGAPVDMDSIMAISRKHNIPVIEDNAHGLAVQSRFGALGTIGSVAIQSFHDTKNVHCGEGGAVLINDPTLVEAAEIMREKGTNRSKFLRGQVDKYTWVEWGSSYLPSELNAAVLDAQLDAFDGIQERRFEIWNRYSIELSDWASSLGGSVMTPAHGEHAAHVFYVLMSDQEKRDGLLEHLRSHGVIGTFHYVPLHSSPAGQKYGRSIGSLEKTDSFASRLARLPLWPGMSDEQVAYVIETVKAYK
- a CDS encoding glycosyltransferase family 2 protein; translated protein: MSPKPSAPADVAIITVSYNSSAQLADFLASAIKSVDAPSQITVVDNNSADIDITQKLTTRLGVNLLKLEKNVGYGAAVNKAVPGLEPHLRTLLVCNPDSELNVAAVHRLSEAVMDQKVGVAGPRIFNEDGGVYPSARNIPSIRNGVGHALFANIWLGNPWTKNYLSETHLQDSTVPAGWVSGACLAIRRELFERIGGFDSHYFMYFEDVDLGYRLGKLGFTNLYVPEVSIKHIGGESTKATKKTMLRIHHESAMRFIQVKYKGILWAPVRGIIRIGLELRFWFQARKATT
- the thrB gene encoding homoserine kinase, coding for MSSGSMQVPVGRAVTVRVPATSANLGPGFDTLGLALGYYDQLDVTVRPEAGATVEVIGEGSADSAAPVATDASNLVVQSIAHAFAHAGVAMPGLNLVAHNKIAHSRGMGSSSAAIVSGLLAAKGLLDGIVEFDEDTLLRLATELEGHPDNVAPALFGGLTIAWTTEEGPRCKRLLVHRGVSPLVLVPSFTMSTKHARSLQPESVPHEDAIFNVSRSSLLVAALTQSPELLFEATEDKLHQDYRAEAMPQTSALVKVLRDNGFAAVVSGAGPSILVLSSDPAQRVEAAQLVSQHEETPWKALMLAVDFAGATVVTAK